From one Amaranthus tricolor cultivar Red isolate AtriRed21 chromosome 17, ASM2621246v1, whole genome shotgun sequence genomic stretch:
- the LOC130804281 gene encoding uncharacterized protein LOC130804281: protein MNDTPRAYYIHCFAHQLQLTLVAVAKKNVNCTWLFDVLANLLNVVGASCKRRDLIQKNQAQVVAQALEVGEIESGSGLNQERGLSRPGDTRWGSHYKCLISIINLFPSIVKVLEEIGENGSPNDKLKAQVVLGSLESFDFIFMAHFMLTIFGYTNDLCVALQRKEQDIVNAISLVKSTTNVLQKMRDQGWDSLLDKVILFCTKHEIDVPSMDAQYVPQGRSRRFAKQATNLHHFRVAIFLEVIDLHLQEIDNRFNEKNMELLTCMASLSPRGNFSSFDKERILKLASLYPEEFSCYDLTALDLQLDVFLDSMQNDERFHDLQDINSLSMMLVKTRRHETFPLIHLLIKLMLILPVATTSVERVFSAMTFVKNKLRNSMGDQLVNDCLVTYIEKEVFLQVSDEKIIDRFKIMKTRRMNL, encoded by the coding sequence ATGAATGATACTCCAAGAGCCTATTACATTCATTGTTTTGCTCATCAACTTCAACTAACTCTAGTTGCGGTTGCTAAAAAGAATGTTAATTGTACTTGGCTTTTTGACGTACTTGCAAACTTGTTAAATGTGGTGGGAGCTTCTTGTAAGAGAAGAGACCTTATTCAAAAAAACCAAGCTCAAGTAGTGGCTCAAGctttggaagtgggggaaattgAAAGTGGATCGGGTTTGAATCAAGAACGTGGTTTGAGTAGGCCGGGAGATACACGTTGGGGATCTCATTACAAGTGTCTAATAAGTATCATCAACTTGTTTCCTTCAATTGTTAAAGTGCTTGAGGAGATTGGAGAAAATGGCTCTCCGAATGATAAGCTCAAAGCTCAAGTTGTTTTAGGATCTTTGGagtcctttgattttatttttatggctcatttcatgttgactatttttggctacactaatgatttatgtgttgctttacaaagaaaggaacaagatattgtgaatgccattagccttgttaaaagtacaacgaatgtgttgcaaaagatgaggGATCAAGGATGGGATAGTCTCTTAGACaaagtcattttattttgtactaaacacGAGATTGATGTTCCATCTATGGATGCTCAATATGTACCTCAAGGAAGATCAAGACGTTTTGCTAAACAAGCAACAAATCTACATCATTTTCGGGTTGCAATCTTTTTGGAAGTAATTGATTTGCATCTTCAAGAGATTGATAACCGTTTTAATGAGAAGAACATGGAGTTACTTACATGCATGGCTTCGTTGAGTCCTAGAGGTAACTTTTCATCTTTTGATAAAGAGAGGATACTTAAACTTGCTTCTTTATATCCCGAAGAGTTTTCATGCTATGATTTAACGGCTCTTGATCTTCaacttgatgtcttcttggattcTATGCAAAATGATGAAAGATTTCATGATTTGCAAGATATCAATTCTCTTTCCATGATGCTGGTTAAAACAAGGAGACATGAGACTTTTCCTCTTATACATTTGCTAATCAAGttgatgttgattcttcctGTTGCTACGACAAGTGTAGAAAGAGTGTTTTCCGCAATGACGTTTGTCAAAAATAAGTTGAGAAATAGCATGGGTGATCAACTAGTGAATGATTGTTTGGTTACTTACATTGAGAAGGAAGTGTTTCTACAAGTTTCTGATGAAAAGATTATTGATCgctttaaaattatgaaaactcgaaggatgaatttataa
- the LOC130804280 gene encoding molybdenum cofactor sulfurase-like encodes MQSTKAKPMKKLCKCSCCLNQIINFSSSLDHQNSSNIYNSSTFQYDFATATSSSLYPNTQFTNPESLPTLQESFRSFTRSFPQYLTTVEADEIRASEYRHLNVSSHVFLDYNGHALFSFSQYDHKNGEFIASSSNSCNNSIILKENLSCIEISHVGNNRSSSSPPSPSPSSSSSEFEKKLKGRIMRYLNVLEDDYSMFITANQTSSFGLLSELYPFESNKNLVMVYDHENESLESMKKSSTKNGGRVYSAEFKWPKLKIHCTKLQEILVESRKNKKKNKGLFVFPVQSRISGAKYSYQWMSLARENGWHILLDATTLNPKETDTLGLSLLQPEFLICTVYNIFGQDPSGFSCLIVKKSINGLLNSSKTCSFNGLVSLNDPKTKDGLCDKEVKCKGLDQTDSLGLILIGNRIRCLINWLINALLALYHPHSERGVQLVQIYGPRVKFDRGSSLAFNIFDWKGEKMEPMLVQKLADRNNISLGCGFLRHVWFSQRYQLEKEKVLVEEVEDGGKKCKGKKRECLESGGIPVVTATISFLTNFEDMYMLWKFVSKFLDADFVEKERWRYTALNQKSIEV; translated from the coding sequence ATGCAATCTACAAAAGCAAAACCAATGAAGAAACTATGCAAATGCAGTTGTTGTTTAAATCAAATCATAAACTTTTCATCATCTTTAGATCATCAAAATTCATCAAACATATATAATTCATCAACTTTCCAATATGATTTTGCAACTGCAACAAGTTCTTCTCTTTACCCCAATACCCAATTCACAAACCCAGAATCACTCCCTACATTACAGGAATCATTCCGAAGTTTTACCAGATCATTCCCTCAATATTTAACCACTGTTGAAGCTGATGAAATTCGAGCCTCCGAATACCGCCATCTTAATGTTTCATCTCATGTTTTTCTTGACTATAATGGTCATGCTCTGTTTTCCTTTTCACAATATGATCATAAAAATGGTGAATTTATTGCTTCTTCTTCTAATTCTTGTAATAATTCAATAATCCTAAAAGAGAATTTATCATGTATTGAGATTTCCCATGTGGGTAATAatagatcatcatcatcaccaccatcaccatcaccatcatcatcatcatcagagtTTGAGAAGAAGCTAAAAGGAAGAATTATGAGGTATTTGAATGTATTAGAAGATGATTATTCAATGTTTATTACTGCAAATCAAACATCTTCTTTTGGGTTGTTATCTGAATTATACCCATTTGAATCTAATAAGAATCTTGTTATGGTTTATGATCATGAAAATGAATCATTAGAATCCATGAAAAAGAGCTCCACAAAGAATGGAGGAAGAGTTTATTCAGCAGAGTTTAAATGGCCTAAACTCAAGATTCATTGTACTAAATTACAGGAAATACTGGTAGAAAGtagaaaaaacaagaaaaaaaataaagggttGTTTGTTTTTCCTGTTCAATCAAGAATAAGTGGAGCAAAATACTCATATCAATGGATGAGTTTAGCAAGAGAAAATGGGTGGCATATATTACTTGATGCAACTACCCTTAATCCTAAAGAAACGGACACTTTAGGACTATCTTTACTTCAACCTGAATTTCTTATATGCACAGTTTACAACATTTTTGGTCAAGACCCATCTGGATTTTCTTGTTTAATTGTCAAAAAATCCATTAATGGGTTGttaaattcatcaaaaacaTGTTCTTTTAATGGGTTAGTGAGCTTAAATGATCCAAAAACAAAAGATGGGTTATGTGATAAAGAAGTAAAATGTAAGGGATTAGACCAAACAGATTCTTTAGGTCTAATTCTTATTGGGAATAGAATAAGGTGTTTGATAAATTGGTTAATAAATGCATTATTAGCATTATATCATCCCCATTCAGAAAGGGGCGTACAATTAGTACAAATTTATGGTCCTAGAGTGAAATTTGATAGAGGGTCGTCTTTAGcatttaatatatttgattgGAAAGGGGAAAAAATGGAGCCAATGTTAGTACAAAAGCTTGCTGATAGGAATAATATATCACTTGGTTGTGGGTTTTTAAGGCATGTTTGGTTTTCTCAAAGATATCAACTTGAAAAGGAAAAGGTTTTGGTGGAAGAGGTTGAAGATGGTGGGAAGAAATGTAAAGGGAAGAAAAGGGAATGCTTGGAAAGTGGTGGGATTCCTGTTGTTACAGCTACTATAAGTTTTTTGACAAATTTTGAAGATATGTATATGCTTTGGAAATTTGTTTCTAAGTTTTTAGATGCTGATTTTGTTGAGAAAGAAAGGTGGAGGTATACAGCACTTAATCAGAAATCTATTGAAGtatga